One genomic window of Sulfurovum lithotrophicum includes the following:
- the msrA gene encoding peptide-methionine (S)-S-oxide reductase MsrA yields the protein MPNLRKIILFLALSVAVLAKTQTIVFAAGCFWGVEKHFEHLDGVIKATSGYAGGNYENPTYREVLKRRNPKRGIINHAESVEVVYDDSKISTERLIKSFWELHNPTQPDGQGNDKGNNYRSALYYTNDAQKKIALATKEVYQKLLNKAGYGAITTEIKPLEKFYKAEEYHQNYLEKNPNGYCPNHATEVKFSNEKIMTDSISPLGGKEIVVIDAEHCRFCEKFKKNVTDHYKGTIPLRTVHQDQLKGFKLHTKIEGTPTVLFIIDGEEILSRVGYMNEKQFYKMVGKFKLGKDSKAFDVAFHKSTDNRFCKKYDEFKHTGDGVFRDKISGEILFDTRDRFNSGSGWLSFYKAVDGATIQKEDNAWGMHRVEIIAKKSGAHLGHVFNDAPDGRQRFCINATVLEFVPRDKIKK from the coding sequence ATGCCGAATCTTAGAAAAATAATTCTATTTTTAGCTCTTAGTGTTGCTGTTTTAGCCAAGACACAAACCATTGTATTTGCCGCAGGATGTTTCTGGGGTGTCGAGAAACACTTTGAACATCTTGATGGTGTGATAAAGGCAACTTCAGGGTATGCCGGCGGGAACTATGAAAACCCCACATACAGAGAAGTTCTCAAGAGAAGAAACCCAAAAAGAGGCATTATAAACCATGCGGAGTCTGTTGAAGTTGTCTATGATGACAGCAAAATCAGTACAGAGCGTCTCATCAAGTCTTTTTGGGAACTGCATAACCCTACACAGCCTGACGGACAAGGCAACGACAAGGGAAACAACTATCGTTCCGCACTCTACTACACCAATGATGCACAAAAGAAGATAGCATTGGCAACAAAAGAGGTGTATCAGAAGCTGCTTAACAAAGCGGGGTATGGTGCTATCACCACAGAGATCAAGCCGTTAGAGAAGTTTTACAAAGCAGAAGAATATCACCAGAACTACCTGGAAAAAAATCCAAACGGTTACTGCCCCAACCATGCCACAGAGGTGAAGTTTAGCAATGAAAAAATCATGACAGACAGCATCTCTCCACTGGGTGGCAAAGAGATAGTCGTGATAGATGCAGAGCACTGTCGTTTCTGTGAGAAGTTCAAAAAGAATGTTACAGACCATTACAAAGGAACGATACCTCTTAGAACCGTACATCAAGACCAGTTAAAAGGCTTTAAACTCCATACCAAAATAGAAGGTACACCTACGGTTCTCTTCATCATAGATGGAGAAGAGATACTCTCACGTGTAGGATACATGAATGAAAAGCAATTCTATAAAATGGTGGGAAAATTCAAGCTAGGCAAAGACAGCAAAGCGTTTGACGTGGCTTTTCACAAAAGTACCGACAATAGATTTTGTAAAAAATACGATGAGTTCAAACATACAGGGGATGGTGTTTTTAGAGACAAGATCTCGGGAGAGATCCTTTTTGACACCCGAGACAGATTTAATTCCGGTTCAGGATGGTTAAGTTTTTACAAAGCAGTCGATGGCGCTACCATACAAAAAGAGGACAATGCTTGGGGTATGCATAGAGTAGAGATCATCGCCAAAAAATCAGGTGCACATTTGGGGCACGTCTTTAACGATGCACCTGATGGCAGACAGCGTTTTTGCATTAATGCTACTGTTTTGGAATTTGTGCCGCGAGACAAGATAAAGAAATAA
- a CDS encoding response regulator transcription factor: protein MQRKILLLEDDLQLNDTVKQFLEHHQYTVLPAYNGHQAKEILYETEVDLMLLDIKVPHQSGFNLLSEVRQEGNDTPAIFITSLHSVDDVSKGFDVGCDDYIRKPFALKELLVRIEAQLRKRYGSRDNHVDLGNGLNYYPKEFRLTLDGNTIPLKQKEAKLLALLLEHPDQLVTYDKIHAALWEFDEEPSAGSLRTYIKTLRSHLGKDRIETVKNIGYRFVSK, encoded by the coding sequence ATGCAAAGGAAAATACTGCTGCTTGAAGATGATCTTCAGCTGAACGATACAGTCAAACAGTTCCTTGAGCACCACCAGTATACTGTTCTGCCCGCTTATAACGGACATCAGGCCAAAGAGATACTTTACGAAACCGAAGTTGACCTGATGCTGCTGGACATTAAAGTGCCGCATCAAAGCGGATTTAACCTCCTCTCGGAAGTACGACAGGAAGGGAACGATACTCCTGCCATTTTCATTACTTCTCTTCACAGTGTCGACGATGTCAGCAAAGGTTTCGATGTCGGATGTGACGACTACATCAGGAAACCTTTTGCCCTGAAGGAACTTCTTGTCCGCATTGAAGCCCAACTCAGAAAACGCTATGGCAGCAGAGACAACCATGTCGATCTGGGTAACGGTCTCAATTATTATCCCAAAGAGTTCAGACTGACATTGGACGGCAATACCATTCCTTTAAAGCAAAAAGAAGCCAAACTGCTTGCGCTCCTGCTCGAACATCCCGATCAGCTTGTCACCTATGACAAGATCCATGCCGCACTCTGGGAGTTCGATGAAGAACCAAGTGCCGGTTCACTGCGCACCTACATCAAAACACTGCGTTCCCATCTGGGAAAAGATCGTATCGAAACGGTCAAAAATATAGGATACCGCTTTGTATCGAAGTGA
- a CDS encoding sensor histidine kinase has product MYRSERRSLFRFLAIYLLSTLILFTIGSAIFYTLEKHHLLDRQREAMKHEGEKIQHQLIRLHKSFEAKLPIRVKEPYKIALLDKDHTIIFSNFTPPKNIDLRQEYHLVDRHILYIKPVDPYYLGTAYLLLWTPVDGTAISHLQNMILLFMLGAGAFFLLLGYFLGRLFIAPMRESIETMNRFIQDTTHELNTPVSTILTNLELIQTLHKCDAKEEMQRIEIASKTLSRIYDDLTYLKLNHQYHRDIKTVDLSRLLQERLEYFSTAIEAKKLTLTIDIKPGVVLHIDHDDAIRLLDNLISNAIKYNQNEGRLDVLLDEKNFSIKDSGIGIDQAELTTIHKRFKRANSSEGGFGIGLDIVYQVVKAYSFNITIDSQKNRGTEVTVRWEK; this is encoded by the coding sequence TTGTATCGAAGTGAAAGAAGAAGCCTTTTTCGTTTTCTGGCAATCTATCTGCTCTCAACACTGATACTCTTTACGATCGGAAGTGCCATTTTCTACACCCTCGAAAAACACCACCTCCTAGATAGGCAGCGAGAAGCGATGAAGCATGAAGGAGAGAAAATACAGCATCAGCTTATCCGTCTTCACAAAAGCTTTGAAGCAAAACTTCCCATCCGCGTAAAAGAGCCCTATAAGATCGCACTGCTCGACAAAGATCATACCATTATTTTTTCCAATTTTACGCCTCCAAAGAATATTGATCTCAGGCAGGAGTACCACCTGGTCGACAGGCATATACTCTACATCAAACCCGTTGACCCCTATTATCTTGGTACCGCCTACCTTCTGCTCTGGACACCGGTTGACGGAACAGCCATATCCCATCTGCAAAACATGATACTTCTTTTCATGCTGGGAGCAGGAGCATTTTTTCTGCTGCTGGGCTACTTTCTGGGACGGCTCTTCATAGCGCCCATGCGTGAATCCATCGAAACCATGAACCGCTTCATCCAGGATACAACCCACGAGCTCAATACTCCCGTCAGCACCATCCTGACCAACCTTGAGCTCATCCAGACCCTGCATAAATGTGATGCAAAAGAGGAGATGCAGCGCATTGAGATCGCATCAAAGACATTGAGCCGCATCTACGATGACCTGACCTACCTGAAACTCAACCACCAGTACCATCGCGATATCAAGACAGTTGACCTTTCCAGACTTCTTCAGGAACGACTGGAATACTTTTCCACAGCGATCGAAGCAAAAAAGCTCACTCTCACGATAGACATAAAACCCGGTGTTGTTCTGCATATCGATCATGACGATGCCATTCGCCTGCTGGACAACCTCATTTCCAATGCCATCAAGTATAACCAAAATGAAGGCCGTTTGGACGTTCTTCTGGATGAGAAAAACTTCAGCATAAAGGACAGCGGTATCGGCATCGATCAGGCAGAACTCACTACGATCCACAAACGCTTCAAACGTGCCAACAGCAGCGAAGGCGGCTTCGGCATAGGACTCGATATCGTCTATCAGGTGGTAAAGGCTTATAGCTTTAACATAACAATAGATTCACAAAAAAACAGAGGAACGGAGGTTACTGTCAGATGGGAAAAATAG
- the chrA gene encoding chromate efflux transporter, giving the protein MKDQNRTNTDTGQDKNRSPAVVPSVLQLAWAFLIIGLTAYSVAMLQQLKALVVGKKWLSQKEMDEGLAMVQLYPGPIMFNLATYAAYRIKGFGGALIATFLFVLPSYLLMLLLSWLYLNYGNVGWVHPLFIALEAMVVGIIVHIALDFSKRYVQDGKTAFLAGIAFILMLYKINAFWLILLAMVLGVALFWRDKIGTNSKNNVETETAPIPGKWQWRLAAIILSGSVFIALMVLGLLWKNESGILLLSMFKVGAVAFGNGMTIMPLLQQEAVISHHWLTMKQFTDGIAFGQITPGPFLITATFIGYKVSGLTGSLLATVGMFYPSFFYTIVMSELYEKIKKNVLIQKALRGILAAFTGMLFFVVLSLGTISLVSSAAYIWAVGALIAVRYFQLNILWIFLIGIGAEALLYLAGFSVL; this is encoded by the coding sequence ATGAAAGATCAAAACCGGACAAACACAGATACAGGGCAAGATAAAAACAGATCCCCAGCTGTTGTTCCCTCCGTACTGCAGTTGGCCTGGGCCTTTTTGATCATCGGTCTGACTGCGTATAGTGTGGCAATGCTTCAGCAGCTCAAAGCACTTGTTGTCGGCAAAAAATGGCTTTCGCAAAAGGAGATGGATGAAGGGCTGGCCATGGTGCAGCTCTATCCCGGGCCCATCATGTTCAATCTGGCGACCTATGCCGCTTATCGTATCAAAGGATTTGGTGGTGCGCTGATCGCGACATTTTTGTTTGTGCTGCCCTCGTATCTTCTGATGCTGCTGCTCTCCTGGCTCTATCTAAACTATGGAAATGTCGGATGGGTGCATCCGCTTTTCATTGCGTTGGAGGCGATGGTGGTGGGTATCATCGTCCACATTGCCCTCGATTTTTCGAAACGGTATGTGCAGGACGGAAAAACGGCATTTCTTGCAGGCATTGCCTTTATCCTGATGCTGTATAAAATCAATGCTTTCTGGCTTATCCTGCTGGCTATGGTGCTGGGAGTCGCTCTTTTCTGGCGGGATAAAATAGGCACTAACAGTAAAAATAATGTAGAAACAGAGACAGCACCGATACCGGGAAAATGGCAGTGGCGTCTGGCAGCTATTATCCTAAGCGGTTCGGTTTTTATCGCGCTGATGGTGCTGGGCCTGTTGTGGAAAAACGAATCGGGCATTTTGCTTCTCTCCATGTTCAAAGTGGGTGCGGTAGCCTTCGGCAATGGTATGACCATTATGCCGCTGCTTCAGCAGGAAGCGGTCATATCCCACCACTGGCTTACCATGAAGCAGTTTACTGACGGCATTGCCTTCGGGCAGATCACACCCGGACCGTTTCTGATCACCGCAACGTTCATCGGTTACAAGGTAAGTGGACTGACAGGAAGCCTGCTGGCGACGGTCGGTATGTTCTACCCTTCTTTTTTCTACACTATCGTTATGTCGGAACTGTATGAAAAGATCAAAAAGAATGTGCTGATCCAGAAAGCACTCAGGGGTATTCTGGCCGCATTTACCGGGATGCTTTTCTTCGTGGTACTGAGTCTCGGCACGATCAGCCTGGTATCGTCGGCAGCGTATATCTGGGCAGTGGGCGCGCTGATAGCCGTGCGGTATTTTCAGCTGAATATCCTGTGGATTTTTCTGATCGGGATCGGTGCAGAAGCACTCTTGTACCTGGCAGGATTTTCAGTGCTCTGA
- a CDS encoding ABC transporter ATP-binding protein, with translation MEKQAIKVENIVKHFGKDESLVRVIEGASFQVDKGELVALVAPSGAGKTTLLMMIGCVEEPTSGTVWLGDEKVYDNQWLTKETRKIRREKIGFIFQAHYLIPFLNVIENVTLIPQTNGVSEKEANKTAMELLEYFEIADKAHAMSSELSGGQNQRVAIARALANKPQIILADEPTAALDIERSVSVVKMLKKIAQEQNVAIIMVTHDGRLLPYCDRVLKIENRVVVSQETSSQEKIL, from the coding sequence ATGGAAAAACAGGCTATTAAAGTAGAGAATATTGTTAAACATTTTGGAAAAGACGAGAGTCTGGTAAGGGTCATAGAGGGAGCCTCTTTTCAGGTGGACAAAGGTGAGCTGGTTGCGCTGGTCGCACCGAGTGGTGCAGGGAAGACTACGCTTCTTATGATGATAGGCTGTGTGGAAGAACCTACGAGCGGTACTGTCTGGCTGGGTGATGAAAAAGTTTACGATAACCAGTGGCTGACCAAAGAGACCAGAAAAATACGCCGTGAGAAGATCGGTTTCATTTTTCAGGCGCACTATCTCATCCCTTTTCTGAATGTGATCGAGAATGTGACACTGATACCCCAGACCAACGGTGTTTCTGAAAAAGAAGCCAACAAAACAGCGATGGAACTGCTGGAGTACTTCGAGATCGCTGACAAAGCCCATGCGATGTCTTCGGAACTTTCAGGTGGGCAGAACCAACGTGTGGCCATTGCCCGTGCCCTGGCGAACAAACCACAGATCATTCTTGCAGATGAGCCGACGGCAGCTTTGGATATAGAGCGTTCTGTAAGTGTTGTCAAAATGCTTAAAAAGATCGCACAGGAGCAGAACGTTGCCATCATCATGGTCACCCACGACGGGCGTCTACTGCCGTACTGTGACCGTGTGCTGAAAATTGAGAACAGGGTTGTTGTCTCACAGGAGACTTCATCGCAAGAGAAGATATTGTGA
- a CDS encoding ABC transporter permease, with the protein MINLAQKDVQHTLGKFLVTAMGVGMLLGIVLIMIGVYRGMMVDAEVLLGDIKADLWVVQEGTLGPFAEASRIHEDLRDTLRVIDGMETAEALTFQNLQLPKKPKPVRAVAVGYDPFGTINPINPERIIEGHPLGKDHYEIVVTDKTGFKLGDRIHLVRNDYTVVGVTHGTVSSGGDPLVYVSLKDAQDLQFSYTNNRIRSDRARGYKNRDAFMVNTIVGRVKPGYDVNTVAREIRRFKHNSVYTAAEQKTILTKNLVERASKQIGMFTAILVVVSTIIIALIIYTMTLEKMKEISIMKLIGIPNSLVIKMIAQETLLLGFLAFIFGNIFSHLIYSKFPKRVVLEIPDAWTLFIIVIIASILASLVGIRKVIKADPAAAIGG; encoded by the coding sequence ATGATAAATCTGGCTCAAAAAGACGTCCAGCATACCCTTGGCAAGTTCCTTGTAACGGCTATGGGAGTAGGGATGCTTCTGGGGATTGTCCTTATTATGATCGGTGTCTACAGGGGGATGATGGTCGATGCTGAAGTGCTGCTCGGCGATATCAAGGCTGACCTGTGGGTCGTGCAGGAAGGAACGCTGGGACCCTTTGCCGAAGCATCGCGTATTCACGAAGACCTCAGAGATACTCTGCGTGTCATTGATGGCATGGAGACTGCCGAAGCGTTGACCTTTCAGAACCTTCAGCTTCCCAAAAAGCCAAAACCGGTACGTGCAGTAGCGGTGGGGTATGACCCTTTCGGAACGATTAACCCTATCAATCCTGAGCGGATCATAGAGGGACACCCCCTTGGGAAAGACCACTACGAGATCGTGGTTACAGACAAGACCGGCTTCAAACTGGGTGACAGGATTCACTTGGTCCGTAACGACTACACTGTAGTGGGTGTGACGCATGGTACCGTATCTTCCGGAGGAGATCCTCTGGTCTATGTCTCACTGAAAGATGCACAGGATCTGCAGTTTTCCTATACAAACAACCGGATCAGAAGCGACAGGGCGAGAGGGTACAAAAACAGAGATGCTTTCATGGTCAACACGATTGTAGGAAGGGTGAAGCCGGGTTACGACGTCAATACAGTGGCCAGGGAGATCAGACGGTTCAAGCATAACAGCGTTTACACCGCAGCAGAACAAAAGACCATACTGACCAAGAACCTGGTAGAAAGGGCCTCCAAGCAGATCGGGATGTTCACGGCCATACTGGTTGTCGTTTCAACGATCATCATCGCACTGATCATCTATACGATGACCCTGGAGAAGATGAAGGAGATATCGATCATGAAGCTGATTGGTATTCCCAACAGCCTGGTCATCAAAATGATCGCGCAGGAGACACTGCTGCTTGGTTTCCTGGCCTTCATCTTCGGTAATATATTTTCACATCTGATCTACAGTAAATTCCCCAAGCGGGTTGTGCTGGAGATACCTGATGCATGGACACTGTTTATCATCGTTATTATTGCTTCGATCCTGGCTTCCCTGGTGGGGATACGAAAAGTGATCAAGGCTGACCCTGCAGCTGCGATAGGGGGTTAA